The DNA segment GCCGGTCGGCGTCGCCGCGCATCCGTCGCCCGGCTGGAGCGGCCCCACGGTGATCGGCGGTCTGGCCGCCGCCGGGTACCGCATCTCGACGTCCGGTGCCGCCGAGCGCCAGGGCATCGTGCACCGGCTCGACGTGGGCACCTCCGGGTTGATGACCGTCGCCAAGTCGGAGCGCGCGTACACGTCGCTCAAGCGCCAGTTCAAGGAGCGCACGGTCGACAAGCGCTACCACACGCTCGTCCAGGGCCACCCCGACCCGACCAGCGGCACCATCGACGCGCCCATCGGCCGCCACCCCAACCACGACTACAAGTGGGCGGTCACGGCCGACGGCAAGCCCTCGATCACGCACTACGACCTCATCGAGGCGTTCCGCGCGGCCTCGCTGCTCGACGTGACGCTGGAGACCGGCCGCACCCACCAGATCCGCGTCCATATGGCCGCCCACCGGCACCCCTGCGTCGGCGACCTCACCTACGGCGCCGACCCGACGCTCGCCAAGCGGCTCCGGCTGACCCGCCAGTGGCTGCACGCCGTAAGGCTCGGCTTCGAGCACCCCGGGGACGGCCAGTGGGTCGAGTTCGAGAGCGACTACCCGGCCGACCTGCAGAAGGCCCTGGACCAGGTCCGCGAGGAGACGTGGGCATGAGCGCTCCGTCGCACGACCCGTCGTATGCCGTGCGGGTCGCCGAGGACCTCGCCGACCGCGAGGCCTGCTTCGCGGTGCGCAAGGAGGTCTTCGTCGTCGAGCAGGGCGTCCCGCAGGAGATCGAGTACGACGCCTACGACGCGGGTGCCGTGCATGTGCTCGCGGTCCGCGAGGACGGGACACCGCTCGGGACCGGGCGGTTGCTGCACGGGGAGGCGGCAGCGGCGAAGGCCGACGGCGATCCGTCCGTGGGCTCGCTCGGCCGGCTCGCCGTGAATCAGGCGGCGCGCGGCCTCGGTGTCGGGGCGGCCCTGGTGCGGGCCATCGAGGAGGCGGCACGCGCGCTTGGGCTCGCGGCCGTCGATCTGCACGCGCAGACGCATGCGCTGGGGTTCTACGAGCGGCTGGGGTACGTGGCCTACGGCCCGGAGTTCCCGGACGCGGGGATACCGCACCGGGCGATGCGGCGCGCTCTCTAGCCGAGGGCCCTGAGGCGCTGGTGGGAAGGGTGCCGTGGCAGGCTTGAGGTCTGCTGTGTGGACCCCGATCTCACCGGAGCGCTGACCGTGGATCAGTTGGCCCTGCTGTTCGTGCTGTTGCTCGGGGCCGTGATCAGTGTCCCGGTGGGGGACCGCTTCGGGTTGCCGGCCCCGGTGCTGATGACGCTGCTCGGGATCGTTCTCGCCCTGCTCGAATTCGTGCCGAACGTCGAGATTCCGCCAGAGCTGATCCTTCCGCTGCTGTTGCCGCCGCTGCTCTACGCGGCCGTACGGCGCACGTCGTGGCGGCAGTTCGCGGCGAATCTGCGGCCCATCTTCCTGCTGGCCGTGGCGCTGGTGTTCGTCACGACGCTGTGCGTCGCGGCCGTCGCCCACGCGATCGTGCCGGGGCTGCCGCTGGCCGCCGCCGTGGCGCTGGGTGCACTCGTCGCGCCGCCCGATCCGGTCGCGGCCACCGCTGTGGCCGGGCAACTCGGGCTGCCGAGGCGTCTGGTGTCCATCCTGGAGGGCGAGGGGCTCTTCAACGACGTGACGGCCATCGTGCTCTACCACGTGGCGATCGCGGCCGCCGTGAGCGGAACGTTCTCCCCGTGGGAGGCCGGGCTCGATCTGGTGCTCTCCGCCGTGGTGGCGCTGGCCGTCGGGCTCGCCCTCGGATGGGGCGCCAACAAGCTGATGGATCTGCTGGGCGACGCGACCCTGCAGATCTCGCTCACACTGCTCGTGCCGTACGCCTCGTATGTGCTGGCCGAGGAACTCCACGGCTCGGGTGTGCTCGCCGTGCTCGTCACCGCTCTGTTCCTCGCCGAGTACGCCACCGACGCCGACGACGTGATGATGCGGCTCGCCGGGCACACCTTCTGGGACATCGTCGACACGCTGGTCACCGGCGTCGCCTTCGGACTGATCGGGCTCGAACTGCACATCGCCGTGCGGACGGCGTCCGGGCGGTGGGGCGAGATGCTCGGCTGGGCGGCCACCGTGGTCGGCGTCGTCGTGGCGGTGCGGCTGCTGTGGCTGCTGCCGGCGACCTGGCTCACCAAGCGCATGCACGCGAGACGGGACTACGACGAGGAGATCCCGACGAGCTGGCGCGAGACCGTCGTGATGTGGTGGTCGGGGATGCGCGGCGTCGCCTCGGTGGCCCTGGCGCTGGCCGTTCCGCTGGAGACGGACTCGGGCGCGCCCTTTCCCGACCGGGACGAGATCGTGTTCATCGCCTTCGGGGTGATCATGGCGACGCTGGTCCTGCAGGGACTGACCCTGCCGTGGCTGGTGAAGCGGCTCGGGGTGCGCGCCGACAGCGATCAGGAGAAGGAGTTCGAGAAGCAGCTGGCGGTGCGCGCGGCCAAGGCGGCGAAGCGCAGGCTGCGGGAGATCGAGGACGTCGAGGACCTGCCCGAGGACCTCGCCGAGCAGATGCTGCGCCGGGCGTTCGAGATCGGGGTGCGGATCAGCCCGGACCTGGGCGAGGAGGAGCGCAGGGAGGCCCATCAGCAGCGGGCGCGGCGGCTGAAGCGGGTGCGGCGGATCCAGAGCGAGCTGCTCAGCGCGGCGCGGCACGAGGTGCTGGCGGCGCGCAGTGAACCGGGGGCCGATCCTGAGGTGGTGGACCGGGTGCTGCGGCATTTGGACGTGCGCAGTCTGCGGTGATCCCCGCGCCCACCGCCGTCCCTCCGTACGCTCTGATCATGGCTCGCAACGTGGTGATCAGTGGTGGCGGTACGGGAATCGGGCTCGCGACGGCGCAGCTGTTCGCGGCGGACGGGGATCAGGTGCTGCTGCTCGGGCGGCGCGCCGAGGTGCTGGAGCAGGCCGGCGTGCCCGGGTCCCTCACCTACGCCGCGGACCTGAGCAAGCCGCGCGGCGCACGCGCCGTGGAGCGCTTCGTGGCGGCGGAACTCGGCACCGTGGACGTACTGATCCACAGCGCCGGAGGTGCCGGCCATCTGGAGCCCAAGGTGGACAGCGACGAGCCCCTCGACGTCGTCCTGCACAACTGGACCCTCAACTTCGGCCTCAACACCCTGACCGCGGCCCTGCTCACCGAGGCCCTGAAGGACCGGCTCGCCGACCCCGGCGGGCGGGTCCTGTTCATCGGCTCCATCGCCGCCTTCCGTGGATCCGGCAACGTGGCGTACGCGGCGTCCAAGGCCGCGTTGCATCCGTACGCCCATGATCTGGCCCGGCGGTTGGGGCCGCGCGGGATCACCGTGAACGTGGTCGCGCCGGGGTATGTCGAGGACACCGAGTTCTTCGGCGGCGCGATGGACGAGGAGCGGCGTGACCGGCTCGTCGCGGAGACCTCGACCGGGCGTGCGGCCACGCCCGGCGACGTCGCCGCGACCCTGCACTGGCTGGCGTCCCACGCCGCCGGGCACATCACCTCGCAGATCATCCAGGTCAACGGCGGGGCCGAGCGCGGCCACTGAAACCCTTAAGGACGCTCCGGGCGCGCCGTCGGCTGGTGGTCGTGCTGGTGGGTGCGGCGGGCCGGGGCGCGGCCGGGGATGGGGAAGCCGGGCGGCAGGGCCGCGTCCGTCGCGTTGACGCGCGGCAGAGCGTACGGGTGCTCGTCGGCCAGCCAGCGGATCAGCTGCTCGCGCACCGCGACCCGTACTGTCCAAAGGTCGTCCGCGTCCTTCGCCGTCACCAGGGCCCGCACCTCCATGGTGCTCGGCGTCGAGTCCGTGACGACCAGGCCGTAGTCGCGGCCGTCCCACGCCGGGCACTCGCGCAGGATGTCGCGGAGCCTCTCGCGCATCTTCTCCATCGGCGCCGAGTGATCGACGTGCAGGAAGACGGTTCCGGTCATCTGGGCGCCGCCGCGCGACCAGTTCTCGAAGGCCTTCGACGTGAAGTACGACACAGGCATCGTGATCCGGCGCTCGTCCCAGGTCCGTACGGTCAGGAACGTCAGCGTGATCTCCTCGACCGTGCCCCACTCGCCGTCCACCACGACCGTGTCCCCGAGGCGCACCATGTCCCCGAAGGCGATCTGGAACCCGGCGAACATGTTGCTCAGCGTGGACTGGGCCGCGACACCGGCGACGATGCCGAGGATGCCGGCCGAGGCCAGCAGCGAGGCGCCGGCCGCGCGGAACGCCGGAAACGTCAGCAGCATCGCAGCCACGGCGACCACGCCGACGACCGCCGCCACCACACGCATGATCAACGTCACCTGCGTGCGCACCCGTCGGACCCGTGCCGGATCGCGGTGGGCACGGGCGTAACGGCTGTACGTGGTCTCCACGACGGCCGCCGCGATACGGATCGCCAGCCAGGCGGCCGCGCCGATCAGCACCAGCGTCAGGACCCGGCCGGCGGCGACCCGGTTCTCCTGGAGCAGCTGCGCCTCGTCGTAGGACCCTCTGAGCAGGGCCGCGCACAGCACGAGCTGGTAGGGGACGCGGGCGCGGCGCAGCAGACCCCACAGGGGTGTCTCACTGTGCCGTTCGTCGGCCTTGCGCATGAGGCGGTCGGTTGCCCACCCGATGATCAGGGTGAGCAGGACCGAGCCGCCGATCACGATCAGCGGGCGGAGTATGTTCTCCATGCCTCCGAACGTAACCAGCCGAGGGGGGGCATGAACATGTGCGCCGGTGAGGCGGTGGTCACGGCGTTGTCGGACCCGGCTGGCACCATGGCCTCATGAACATCGTGCTCTTTCACTCGACCTATGGCCTCAGGCCCGCGGTGCGCGAGGCAGCTGACCGGCTGCGCGCCGCCGGACACGAGGTGTGGACGCCGGACCTCTTCGAGGGACGCACGTTCGAGACGGTCGAGGAGGGCATGGAGTTCAACGAGCAGATCGGCAAGGACGAGGTGCTGAAGCGGGCCGTACTGGCCGCCGCGCCCTACTCGGATCGCGGGCTGGTCTACGCCGGGTTCTCGCTCGGCGCGTCCGTCGCGCAGACCCTCGCGCTGGGCGACGACAAGGCCCGCGGCCTGCTGCTCCTGCACGGCACGTCGGACATCGCGGGGAACGCCTCGGTGGACGAACTGCCGGTGCAACTGCACGTCGCAGAGCCGGACCCGTTCGAGACGGACGACTGGCTGAGCGCCTGGTATCTCCAGATGGGCCGAGCGGGGGCCGACGTCGAGGTGTACAGATACGCGGGGGCGGGCCACCTCTACACCGACCCGGACCTGCCGGACTACGACGAGGAGGCCGCCGAGGCCACCTGGCGGGTGGCACTCGGCTTCCTCGAGACCCTCTAGGAGCCCTACGGCGAGGCCGTACGTCCGTGTCAGACGGGGTCGTACGTCCGCTCGACCTTCTGCGTGCCGCTGCGGGTGCGGTAGGAACGGGCCCAGGACGAGGTCGCGCTCTGCTTCGTCTTGTCGGACAGGACGTAGTAGTCCATCTGCGCGCGCTCGGCCGTGATGTCCAGGACGCCGTAGCCGTGGCGGTCGGTGTCGATCCAGTGGACGTGGCGGTTGGCGGCCCTGATGATCGGGGAGGCGATCGCGGAGACCGTGCCCTCGGGGACCTTCACGATGTCGTCGAGGTTGTCGGAGGTGACCGACGTGACGACGAACTCCGTGGCGGCGGAGGCGGACAGCGGGTAGGTACCGGCGTCCACGGGCACATCGTTGGCCCATGCCATGTGGATGTCGCCGGTCAGGAACACCGTGTTGCGGATCGCGTTCGAGCGCAGGTGGGCGAGCAGTTCCCGGCGGTCGTCCGTGTAGCCGTCCCACTGGTCGGTGTTGAGGGCGAGGCCCTCCTGCGGCAGGCCCAGCAGCTTGGCGAGCGGCTTGAGCAGGTCCGCGGTGAGGGAGCCGATCGCGAACGGCGAGATCATCACCGAGTTGCCGACCAGCCGCCAAGTGGTGTCGGAGGACTTAAGTCCCGCCTTCAGCCAGTCCAGTTGGGCCCGCCCGGTGAGCGTACGGTCCGGGTCGTCGACGTCGCCGTTGCCGACGGTGACCTGCTGCGAGCGGAAGGAGCGCAGGTCGAGCAGGGAGAGGTCGGCGAGCTTGCCGAAGCGCAGGCTGCGGTAGGTGGTGCCGGCGATCGCCGGGCGCACCGGCATCCACTCGAAGTAGGCCTGCTTGGCGGCGGCCTGGCGCGCGGCCCAGGTGCCCTCGGCGCCCTCGGTGTGGTTCTCGGCGCCGCCCGACCAGGTGTCGTTGGCGATCTCGTGGTCGTCCCAGATCGCGATGACCGGCGCCTTCGCGTGCAGGGCCTGGAGATCCGCGTCCGTCTTGTACTGGCCGTGCCGGGTGCGGTAGTCGGCGAGCGTGAGGATCTCGTGGGTGGGCGCGTTCTGCCGCACGGACTTGCCGCGCGTGCCGTACTGGCCGGCGCCGTACTCGTAGATGTAGTCGCCGAGGTGCAGCCAGGCGTCCAGGTCGCTGCGGGCGGCGAGATGACGGTACGAGGCGAAGTAGCCGGCCTCCCAATTGGCGCAGGAGACCACGCCGAAGCGCAGGCCCGCGACGGACGCGTTCGCCGCCGGCGCGGTGCGGGTACGCGCCACCGGGGAGTCCGTGCCGCCGGCCGAGAAACGGAACCAGTAGTCGGTGGCCGGCGCCAAGCCGCGTATGTCCGCCTTGACGGTGTGGTCGGAGGCGGCCCTCGCGGTGGTCGAGCCTTTGGCGACGATGTTCATCAGCGCCTTGTCCCGGGCCACGACCCAGCTGACCGCGGTGTCCGGACCGAGCCCCGAGCCGGGGGTGGCCTCGGGGGCGGGCGTCACCCGGGTCCACAGCAGGACGCCGTCGGGCAGCGGGTCACCGGAGGCGACGCCGTGCAGGAAGGCGGGGGCCGCGTCGGCGGCCTTGGCGGGCAGCGCGGCGGCCAGCGGGCCGGCCAGCACAGCCGTCGCCGCCGCGGCCTTGACGACCGTACGGCGGCGCGGGGTAAGGGAATTGAGCTGCTCGGATGATCTGTATCGACTGGTCACAGCCGATCAGGTTACTGATCGGTATGAACAAGAGCGGGCGAACTGGCAAAAGTTCGCCCGCTCTTCAGCGCGTAGTCAGCGGTCCAGGCCCCCGACGGCTCAGGCCTTGCCCTCCTTGTCCCCCGAGCAACTCCTGAGAGCACCGTTGGCGCCGTCCTGGACGCAGACCTCAAGCAGGACCCGGTTGCCCTCGGGGATGTCGAACTTCTTGACGGCGCAGCTGTTTCCGGCGCCGTTGGTGTCCGAGATGTTCACCTTCTCGCTGGAGTGCCGCCCTGTGTAAACGAAGATCGCGGTGGCCCGCTTGCCGTCGGAGCGGTTGTCGCAGACGGTCACCTCGTCACCGTTGGCCATGAACCCGGCCGCGCCGGCGTGCCAGGGATCCGTCGTGTGGACGGAGACGTTGGTGCCGGCGCTTGCAGGGCTTGCGGCCAGGATCGCGGCGGCGCCGGCGGCAGCCACCGCGCACAGCGCGGACTTGACACGAGACATCGAGTTCCCCCTCGAATGTGTGGTCGATTGCGAGGGGGAGCTTAGTTGACCTGCCCGTACAAGATCAAAAGGCGGGCAGAGCGCTGAACTCGTCGCTGCCGCCCGCCTCTTGCAACCTCAGCCCTTGAGGGCCGCGTCCACCGCCTTGTTGAACTCGGCCGTCGTCCACGGCTGGTTGGCGTCGGACTTCTCGAGGATCTTGCCGTCCATGACGAGGCTCGGGGTACCCGTCACGCCGTCCTTGTTCGTGTCGAAGGCCTTCGACATCTGCAGCGCCCAGGCGTCGTAGGTGCCCTTCTTCACGGCGTTCTCGAACTTGGCGTTGTTCTTCAGGGCGGGGACGGTGTTCGCGATCTCGATCAGGTAGTCGTCGTCCTTGAACTTGTCGTCCGACTCCAGCGGGTGGAACTTCTCCGAGTACAGCGCGGCCTTGTAGTCCAGGAAGGCTTCAGGGCTCACGTTCAGCGCGGCGCCCATCGCGCTCATCGCGTTCTTCGAGCCTTCGCCGTTGGCGCCGATCTCGTTCTTCTTCATCTGGTCGTCGTCGAGGAACGTGCCGCCGACGAACTGGAGCTTGTACTTGCCGTCCTCGACGTCCTTGTCGACGGTCGAGCCGATGCTCTGCTCGAACGAGGCGCAGACCGGGCAGCGCGGGTCCTCGTAGAGCTTGAGCGTCTTCTTGGCGCTGTCCTTGCCGATGACGACGGTCGTGCCGTTCGTGCCGCTGGTGTTGGCCGGTGCGACGACCTTGGCATCGGTCAGCGACTCCCAGTGGCTGGGCTTGTTGGCCTGGACGACCGCATAGCCGATGCCGCCGGCCGCCGCCAGGACGCCGACGACCGAGGCGACGACGATGAGCTGCCGCCTGACCTTCGCGCGCTTGGCCTCGCGCTCGCGCTCGGCGCGCAGGCGCTCCCGGGCCGCCGACTTCGACGCCTGGCTGTTCCGCTTGCTCATGTTGGTTCTCTCCATGGGGACGCGCACATAGGTGTGTGCGAGATACGTACGGGGTGGAAGGTGATGCTCAGATGCCGTTCACGCGAAGGTGAAGGCGGGCGAGCACGGTGGTCCACGGCGTCCCAGGGAGTGCACAAAGAGGCGGTTGCGGGCGGCGGCCGTCCGGCGGGTGGGGCGCGGCAGCCGGCGGCCCGACCGGGGCAGCCGTACGGCCACTGCGGCCACCGCGAGCAGCAGCGGGCGGAACGTCGTCGCCGCGACCGCCCGCACCAGCTGGGCCAGCGCCCGCTCGCCGCGGCGCAGCCAGGCGGCGGCGAGGAGGCCGACGCCGACATGCGCGCCGAGCAGCAGCCAGGCGGTGGCCGGGTCGGCGTGGGCGAGGAGGCCGCCGAGCTTGTCCGGGTCGGTGCCGGTGACCTGGGCCAGCGGGGTGCCGACCCGGGTGCCGTCGCCGCACAGGACGTCCCAGCCGACCGAGGCCAGCGGTCCGGCGACCGGTCCGCCCGCCTTGCCGTAACAGACGTGCTGGCCGGTGGTGAGGATCGTGTCGGCGGCCAGCTCCAGCGGGATGAGCAGGGCGGCGATCCGCCCGAAGCTCCGCTCGCGGCCGGCCAGGGCGTACGCGAGGACGAACACGGCGGCGGCGAGCAGGGCCACCGTGTTCAACGGCAGGGGTGCCCGCGAGAGCAGCACGTGCGACGCGGTGCTGAGCGTCACGACGAGTGACGTGAACAGCGCCGCGCGTACGGCTCGCAGCTGGGTCCCGGATATGTCCATAGCGGTGGAGAGTGTGTCACGTGGGCCTGTAAGAGACCCCTAAAGGGTGCCTGTGAAGAGACGGTGAGGGCCGGCGAGCGGCCTTTCCGTCACAGACCCGGAATCCGGCCGTTGCGGAACAGGTCCACGAACGTCTGGTGGTCGGCACGCGCGCGTGCGCCGTAGGAGTGCGCGAAGTCGACCAGGAGCTCGGCGAAGCCGTCCTCGTCGGCCGCGATCGCCGCGTCGATGGCGCGCTCGGTGGAGAACGGCACCAGGGACTCGCCGGAGGTGTCGTCCGCCGCCGCGTGCATCGTGGCCGTGGCCCGCCCGAGGTCGGCGACCACCGCCGCGATCTCCTCCGGCTCGTCGATGTCGCCCCAGTCCAGGTCCACGGCGTACGGCGAGACCTCGGCGACCAGCTGGCCCGCGCCGTCCAGCTCGGTCCAGCCCAGCCACGGGTCGGCGTTCGCCTGCAGAGCGCGCTGGGAGATCACCGTGCGGTGACCCTCGTGCTGGAAGTAGTCGTGCAGCGCCTGGTCCGTGATGTGCCGGGAGACGGCCGGGGTCTGGGCCTGCTTGATGTAGATCACCACGTCGTTCTCGAGGGCGTCGGTGTGGCCCTCCAGAAGGATGTTGTACGACGGCAGCCCGGCCGATCCGATGCCGATGCCGCGGCGGCCGACCACGTCCTTCACCCGGTACGAGTCCGGGCGGTCCAGGGACGCGTCCGGCAGCGTCTCCAGATAGCCGTCGAAGGCGGCCAGCACCTTGTAGCGGGTGGCCGCGTCCAGCTCGATGGAGCCGCCACCCGGCGCGAAGCGGCGCTCGAAGTCGCGGATCTCGGTCATGGAGTCCAGCAGCCCGAAGCGGGTCAGCGAGCGGGCGTCCCGCAGCGCGTCCAGGAGCGGGCCCTGCGCGGTGTCCAGCGTGAACGGCGGCACCTCGTCGCTCTTGGCGCCGGTCGCCAGGGCGTGCACGCGCTCGCGGTACGCGCTCGCGTAGATCCGCACCAGCTCGGTGATCTGCTCGTCGCCGAGCGCCTTGGCGTACCCGATGAGGGCGACGGAGGCGGCGAAGCGCTTGAGGTCCCAGGTGAAGGGGCCGACGTAGGCCTCGTCGAAGTCGTTGACGTTGAAGATCAGGCGGCCGTTGGCGTCCATGTACGTGCCGAAGTTCTCCGCGTGCAGATCGCCGTGGATCCACACGCGCGAGGTGCGCTCGTCGAGGTACGGTCCACCGCGCTTCTCGGGCTCCAGGTCGTGGTAGAAGAGGCACGCCGTGCCGCGGTAGAACGCGAAGGCCGAGGCCGCCATCTTCCGGAACTTCACGCGGAACGCGGCCGGGTCGGCGGCCAGGAGCTCGCCGAAGGCGGTGTCGAAGACGGCGAGGATCTCGTCGCCGCGCTGCTCGCCGTTGAGCTTGGGGACCGACATCGCTGGGTGCCTCCTGGTGCATGAACGTGTACGACAGCGTTTCTGTCGTCTTCAACGGTCGGGGGCGGACGAAAGTGCCCGTCGTCCCTCGCTGTGAAGGTACGCGGGGCAGCCCTCCGAGTGTCAGTGCCGAGGCATAGACTTCGACGCTGTCCCCCGAACTGTCCGCCAGCCTGTCGCCGAGCGTTTTCCCTGGAGGCCACGCCGTGTCAAAGCCGCCGTTCACGCACCTGCACGTCCACACCCAGTACTCGCTGCTGGACGGTGCCGCGCGGCTGAAGGACATGTTCGACGCGTGCAACGAGATGGGCATGACGCACATCGCCATGTCCGACCACGGCAACCTCCACGGGGCGTACGACTTCTTCCACACCGCGAAGAAGGCCGGAGTCACCCCGATCATCGGGATCGAGGCGTACGTCGCCCCCGAGTCCCGGCGCAACAAGCGCAAGATCCAGTGGGGCCAGCCGCACCAGAAGCGCGACGACGTCTCCGGTTCCGGTGGT comes from the Streptomyces sp. NBC_00443 genome and includes:
- a CDS encoding mechanosensitive ion channel family protein is translated as MENILRPLIVIGGSVLLTLIIGWATDRLMRKADERHSETPLWGLLRRARVPYQLVLCAALLRGSYDEAQLLQENRVAAGRVLTLVLIGAAAWLAIRIAAAVVETTYSRYARAHRDPARVRRVRTQVTLIMRVVAAVVGVVAVAAMLLTFPAFRAAGASLLASAGILGIVAGVAAQSTLSNMFAGFQIAFGDMVRLGDTVVVDGEWGTVEEITLTFLTVRTWDERRITMPVSYFTSKAFENWSRGGAQMTGTVFLHVDHSAPMEKMRERLRDILRECPAWDGRDYGLVVTDSTPSTMEVRALVTAKDADDLWTVRVAVREQLIRWLADEHPYALPRVNATDAALPPGFPIPGRAPARRTHQHDHQPTARPERP
- a CDS encoding Na+/H+ antiporter, with product MDQLALLFVLLLGAVISVPVGDRFGLPAPVLMTLLGIVLALLEFVPNVEIPPELILPLLLPPLLYAAVRRTSWRQFAANLRPIFLLAVALVFVTTLCVAAVAHAIVPGLPLAAAVALGALVAPPDPVAATAVAGQLGLPRRLVSILEGEGLFNDVTAIVLYHVAIAAAVSGTFSPWEAGLDLVLSAVVALAVGLALGWGANKLMDLLGDATLQISLTLLVPYASYVLAEELHGSGVLAVLVTALFLAEYATDADDVMMRLAGHTFWDIVDTLVTGVAFGLIGLELHIAVRTASGRWGEMLGWAATVVGVVVAVRLLWLLPATWLTKRMHARRDYDEEIPTSWRETVVMWWSGMRGVASVALALAVPLETDSGAPFPDRDEIVFIAFGVIMATLVLQGLTLPWLVKRLGVRADSDQEKEFEKQLAVRAAKAAKRRLREIEDVEDLPEDLAEQMLRRAFEIGVRISPDLGEEERREAHQQRARRLKRVRRIQSELLSAARHEVLAARSEPGADPEVVDRVLRHLDVRSLR
- a CDS encoding DUF2252 domain-containing protein, which gives rise to MSVPKLNGEQRGDEILAVFDTAFGELLAADPAAFRVKFRKMAASAFAFYRGTACLFYHDLEPEKRGGPYLDERTSRVWIHGDLHAENFGTYMDANGRLIFNVNDFDEAYVGPFTWDLKRFAASVALIGYAKALGDEQITELVRIYASAYRERVHALATGAKSDEVPPFTLDTAQGPLLDALRDARSLTRFGLLDSMTEIRDFERRFAPGGGSIELDAATRYKVLAAFDGYLETLPDASLDRPDSYRVKDVVGRRGIGIGSAGLPSYNILLEGHTDALENDVVIYIKQAQTPAVSRHITDQALHDYFQHEGHRTVISQRALQANADPWLGWTELDGAGQLVAEVSPYAVDLDWGDIDEPEEIAAVVADLGRATATMHAAADDTSGESLVPFSTERAIDAAIAADEDGFAELLVDFAHSYGARARADHQTFVDLFRNGRIPGL
- a CDS encoding RluA family pseudouridine synthase, with the translated sequence MSTIPEIRTLPVPDGLEGERVDAAISRMFGFSRTKAAELAAAGKVTVDGSVVGKSERVHGGAWLEVEMPQAPAPVQVVAEPVEGMEIVHDDDDVLVIVKPVGVAAHPSPGWSGPTVIGGLAAAGYRISTSGAAERQGIVHRLDVGTSGLMTVAKSERAYTSLKRQFKERTVDKRYHTLVQGHPDPTSGTIDAPIGRHPNHDYKWAVTADGKPSITHYDLIEAFRAASLLDVTLETGRTHQIRVHMAAHRHPCVGDLTYGADPTLAKRLRLTRQWLHAVRLGFEHPGDGQWVEFESDYPADLQKALDQVREETWA
- a CDS encoding thioredoxin domain-containing protein; this translates as MSKRNSQASKSAARERLRAEREREAKRAKVRRQLIVVASVVGVLAAAGGIGYAVVQANKPSHWESLTDAKVVAPANTSGTNGTTVVIGKDSAKKTLKLYEDPRCPVCASFEQSIGSTVDKDVEDGKYKLQFVGGTFLDDDQMKKNEIGANGEGSKNAMSAMGAALNVSPEAFLDYKAALYSEKFHPLESDDKFKDDDYLIEIANTVPALKNNAKFENAVKKGTYDAWALQMSKAFDTNKDGVTGTPSLVMDGKILEKSDANQPWTTAEFNKAVDAALKG
- a CDS encoding SDR family NAD(P)-dependent oxidoreductase, with the protein product MARNVVISGGGTGIGLATAQLFAADGDQVLLLGRRAEVLEQAGVPGSLTYAADLSKPRGARAVERFVAAELGTVDVLIHSAGGAGHLEPKVDSDEPLDVVLHNWTLNFGLNTLTAALLTEALKDRLADPGGRVLFIGSIAAFRGSGNVAYAASKAALHPYAHDLARRLGPRGITVNVVAPGYVEDTEFFGGAMDEERRDRLVAETSTGRAATPGDVAATLHWLASHAAGHITSQIIQVNGGAERGH
- a CDS encoding dienelactone hydrolase family protein, whose protein sequence is MNIVLFHSTYGLRPAVREAADRLRAAGHEVWTPDLFEGRTFETVEEGMEFNEQIGKDEVLKRAVLAAAPYSDRGLVYAGFSLGASVAQTLALGDDKARGLLLLHGTSDIAGNASVDELPVQLHVAEPDPFETDDWLSAWYLQMGRAGADVEVYRYAGAGHLYTDPDLPDYDEEAAEATWRVALGFLETL
- a CDS encoding GNAT family N-acetyltransferase encodes the protein MSAPSHDPSYAVRVAEDLADREACFAVRKEVFVVEQGVPQEIEYDAYDAGAVHVLAVREDGTPLGTGRLLHGEAAAAKADGDPSVGSLGRLAVNQAARGLGVGAALVRAIEEAARALGLAAVDLHAQTHALGFYERLGYVAYGPEFPDAGIPHRAMRRAL
- a CDS encoding alkaline phosphatase D family protein encodes the protein MTSRYRSSEQLNSLTPRRRTVVKAAAATAVLAGPLAAALPAKAADAAPAFLHGVASGDPLPDGVLLWTRVTPAPEATPGSGLGPDTAVSWVVARDKALMNIVAKGSTTARAASDHTVKADIRGLAPATDYWFRFSAGGTDSPVARTRTAPAANASVAGLRFGVVSCANWEAGYFASYRHLAARSDLDAWLHLGDYIYEYGAGQYGTRGKSVRQNAPTHEILTLADYRTRHGQYKTDADLQALHAKAPVIAIWDDHEIANDTWSGGAENHTEGAEGTWAARQAAAKQAYFEWMPVRPAIAGTTYRSLRFGKLADLSLLDLRSFRSQQVTVGNGDVDDPDRTLTGRAQLDWLKAGLKSSDTTWRLVGNSVMISPFAIGSLTADLLKPLAKLLGLPQEGLALNTDQWDGYTDDRRELLAHLRSNAIRNTVFLTGDIHMAWANDVPVDAGTYPLSASAATEFVVTSVTSDNLDDIVKVPEGTVSAIASPIIRAANRHVHWIDTDRHGYGVLDITAERAQMDYYVLSDKTKQSATSSWARSYRTRSGTQKVERTYDPV